Genomic DNA from Nicotiana tabacum cultivar K326 chromosome 21, ASM71507v2, whole genome shotgun sequence:
AGAAGCAGAATACAAAAGCATGACAGCAGCTGTAGCAGAGCTCATATGGATGAATGGTTtgttggaaaaattgggaaaCAAAGTGAAGGAACCTATACATCTTCATTGTGACAGTAAGGCAGCATTACAAATTGCAGCAAATCCAATTTTTCACGAAAGAACAAAGCACGTAGAAATCGACTGTCATTTTGTAAGGGAAAAGATTAAGGAAGGAATGGTCACAACTAACTACATTCCCACAAAGCAAGAGATGGCAGACCTAATGACAAAAGGACTTGCAACAGCCCATCACAAGTTACTCTTTGGACAAGCAAGAAGTGCTCGATGTATTCcaccctccagcttgagggggagtgttgtgATATAAGATAAGTAGTAGGAGTCAATTTGTAATTAGAGAAAGTTGTAATTAGTTGTTTAAAAGGGTAGTTAACAATGTTCTATATAAGAACAGTGTACTCATATATGTTAGAGAGGCTGTAATAAGaaatcttcttcttccttctctctagaaccttcctccATTATAGAGTATCTCATTGCATGTTTCAATTACTGAAGATTTACGTATAAATTGACAAaaaacagttaaccacccatattattaattaaaaaaagattggacattgaactttttaaaaataggtcaaatatggataagaaccatattatccatttagaaaatgcataaacaatggataactaataggtttaacttttacatttgtaaaacctcaaatCGGAGATTCCTAAAGTTTGAGAGACTAGAAATTtttccaaaagtgatcatattcaagaagctaTGTATATACGttggttaacccattttttatccgtattaaatatgggtcgggtcagataatttatccgtttttatTACCCATTTTTGATTGCGGCATATGCGACCCGACCAGCTCGTTTGCCGCCCCTCAGCAAAACCAAAAAACCAATATAATTTACAATAGAACATTGGAAAAAACACAAATATGGAAACTTTTTAAATTAGGTAAGCGTTTATAGAAATAATACATATAAATTCCGCCTAAGGCTGTAGCCCTTGCCATATTTCTCAATCCTTTTTTCCGGCAATTGTATAGTTTTCTCTCTCACGATCGACGTGAATCTTTTACTGCCTCCATCGCCGTCTCCACCACCGCCGCCGTCGTTGAGCACAATGTCACAAAACGTGCCATTGTCAATAGCAGAGGAAACAGAGTCCCCGCCGCAAAAGAAACATAAGATCAAAGAAGGTGATGAGAAGATCGGTGGTAACGTAACTTCCATTGATGATGGCATGAATGTAGAGGATGATGATAGTTGTAGCGAGTATGATTCGGAGGAAGATTATTGCCCAAATGGCACAGAGAAAATGGATAAAGCTCTCTGGGAGAAGTACTACAGACAGGTTCGGGAGAGCGAGGTAAATCTTAACCTTTCACTTGAAATTGCTCTATAATTTAGCTTTCTCCCACTCTCTGACGATTAATTCGAGTCGTTTGTGAAATTTTTGGAGTCAAAGTAGCTGTTTTTCAGCTGATTTAGGCACAATAAGTGCAAATTAAGATATTGTTAGATCCTTGTGTTCAAGTTAAGAGAGGACCTGACTGAATtttgctttattcatgttttaaagaaaaaaaaaattaccttagTAATGGAGTATG
This window encodes:
- the LOC107822001 gene encoding uncharacterized protein LOC107822001 isoform X1, yielding MSQNVPLSIAEETESPPQKKHKIKEGDEKIGGNVTSIDDGMNVEDDDSCSEYDSEEDYCPNGTEKMDKALWEKYYRQVRESEGFDIEDFPGRCWIRLSSPCHTTWMILRMLTGNQL
- the LOC107822001 gene encoding uncharacterized protein LOC107822001 isoform X2, encoding MSQNVPLSIAEETESPPQKKHKIKEGDEKIGGNVTSIDDGMNVEDDDSCSEYDSEEDYCPNGTEKMDKALWEKYYRQVRESEGFDIEDFPGRCWIRLSSPCHTTWMILRMLTG